In Listeria cossartiae subsp. cossartiae, the DNA window CCGTCGTTGGCAATGGCAGAATAGGCGATTGCTTGTTGGATTGGCGACATGAGTAGCTGGCCTTGACCGTATGCTGTATCAGCTAGCAAGATTTCCGAATTTAGCCCATCATTCGAAATTTGCGCTGGTTTCATTGTGAATGGAAGGTTGTATTCTTTATCAAAATCGAATTTTTTCAACCCGGCTGTTAGTTTATCTTTGCCGATTTCGAGTCCTTCTTGCGCAAAATAAATGTTATCCGAGTGCACGAGCGCATCCGTCATATTTACTTTTGGCACATCATGGACACGGGTTACGAAATAGTTGCCCCATGAAGCATCTTTTTGCCATTTTAAGCCAGAAATTTCACGGACTTTATCGGGTTTTGTCACTCCTGTATCAAGCCCAATCGTTGCAGTAATTGTTTTAAAAGTAGAGCCCGGAGCATAGCGATTTGCGTATCTTGCTAGGAAAGGCAGGCGTTTATCGTCATTGTATTTCGCATAATCTTCGGAAGTAATTCCGAGCACCATTTGATTAGCGTCATAAGAAGGCGTGCTCACTAATGCCAGCAGTTCGCCATTGGTCGGATTAATCATTGTCACGGCGCCAGTTTCGGAACCAAGGCTATCAAATGCCTTCTTCTGAATCGCGGCATCGATCGTTAGTTTAATTTCTTCGCCGTCTTTTTTATCTATTTTTTGCAAAGTGTCTTCTTGTTTCGTTTGGTCATTGATGATTTTGATGGCGCCACCGTTTTTGCCGCGCAGTTGTTTGTCGTAGTAGCGTTCTAAACCACTTTTACCAATCACATCACCGACACTGAGTTTAGGATTTTTCTCAATATCTTCGGCGCTAACTTCACCAACATAACCGATCAAATGCGACGTTGCTTCATTTAATGGATAGGTACGCATTTCTTTTTGCGCGTAAGTAAGGCCAGCTGCTTCGGGCAAATTCTCTTTCTTTAAAGTAACCAAAGGAACAAAACTATCCGCTTGAACCCATTTTTGCTCGAGTTGTTTGTTAATATACTCTGTCGAAATATCCAGTTTTTTGCTAATATCAGCAATGTTTTTCACTTTTTCATCGCCTTCACCAAGCTTCGACGGCACAACACCAGCTTCGGCAAATTGGCCAGTTGTTGCGAGCGGATTACCATTTCTATCAACGATTTGACCGCGTTCTGCGTCGTCTTCCGTGATGCGGACTTTATCCGTTTTTACCATTCCCGGGAAAATAAGCGCTGGTTTCCAGTCGATTTTCCAGTCATCGTCTTGTTTAGAAATCGTGGTTTTATATTTTTGCGTAGCGAGTTTGCCAAGGCTAGTCCGCATTTCAAGTTCATAAGTTAAATTGAATTTGTTCGCTGAGTCATCATAGACAGACTTGAGGTTTTTGACTTTAATATCTTTTGCGCCAATCCCGTCGTAAACAGCTTGATACTTAGCTTCCATTTCTTTCGTTGTAAATTCGACTTTTTTCAAAGATTCTTTTGAAACGCTATTTCCAAGCTTGTCGTACTTTTCTTTAGCGATATTTGATGTAAAAGTTTCTGCGGCTGCTAAAGCATTTTTTTCATCTTTATGTTGATTTTGTATGAAAAAATAAATGGCAATACCTGCGAGGATGACAACAGCGGCAATACTTCCAATCAAAATTGCCTTCTTGTTATTCCTCTTTTTTTCACCATAATTAGCCATAATACACCCCTTAATTTCATGTTTTATTCAATTAATTATACCAAACACTTGGAAAAAAGCTGGAAAAATTAAAGAAAACTTTAGCTTTGCCCGACACATTTTTTTCTAACTCACGTCATAATTTGTTCTTATTTGCTTGGTAAAGTAGTGGTAACGAAAGGATGATGTTGGATGGAAGAGATGGAACAGCCAGAAAAGAAACTCATTATTCGTGGGAAAGGCATCCACAATAAATGGAAGTGGAGCACGATTATTGTTAGTATTCTTTCTGTCATTATTATTAGCGTTTTAAGTTATCAACTATACTCAGTTAGTCAAAATACCCCGGAAAATAATACGGGAACGATGCAAGGCCCTGATGGAAGTGGGGGACCAAGTGGAACGCCGCCGTCCGGTCAACCAGGTCAAGCCCCGGGCAGTTCAGATGATAGTTCTGATTCTGGAACTAGTGACAGTAGTACAAGCAGTGACGGGACCCTTTAATAGCTATAAAAGCCCTCTAAAACCTAGATTTTTAGAGGGTTTTTCCCAATCTTTAAAAAATCTTATGGAATTATCGCTCTCTTTTTTTGTCATTTTATTGTAATATGGAGGTAAGTTACAATAAATGAGGTGTGTAAAATGGCAAGACATGCACGAAAAAGAAAAGCGCGTAAAGGGAGAATTTTTGTTACTATTCTTGTGGCCCTATTAATTTTAGTTGGTGTAGTTGCAGTTATCGGTTATTTCCAATATCAATCTAGCTTAAAAGAAGCGCAAACAGAAAGTAAATTAAAAGATTATGAATTTAATGGTGTCAAAGCTGTTGGCGATGAGATTAATGTGTTACTTATCGGCAGTGATTCACGCGGAGAAGACCAAGGGCGCTCAGATAGCTTGATGATTGCTCATTATAATACGAAAACCAATACGCCAAAACTAGTGTCCATCATGCGTGATACATATGTGGACATCCCGGGACATGGCAAAAACAAAATCAATGCAGCATATTCCTACGGCGGACCAGAACTTGTACGCCAAACGATTAAAGAAAACTTTGGTGTAGACGTGCAATATTACGTAGTAGCCAATTTCGAAGGCTTCCCTAAGATCGTTGATACGCTAGCACCAGAAGGAATCAAAATTAACGCCGAAAAAGACATGTCGAAAAACATCGACGCAAATATTAAAAAAGGTGAGCAAGTAATGGATGGTAAAACACTTTTACAATATGCTCGCTTCCGTAAAGATGCAGAAGGTGACTTCGGGCGAATTCGCCGTCAGCAACAAGTGTTAGAAGCCTTGAAAGAACAAGCGATTGACGTTGGCGATGTAGCAAAAATTCCAGATGTCATCGGCAAACTACAAGGTTATTCTTCCACTAATATCCCGACAGGCACGCTGATGTCTATTGGCGCAGATTTCTTACTAGGAAAAACCGAAACAATGGAGAAATTCGCTATCCCAGTAGAAGGGAAATGGCATAATGAACGAATCGACGGCGCAGGAGCAGTCCTTCGTTTAGATGATGTAGCCGCAAACGCGCAAGCTTTACAAGACTTTTTGAAATAAAAAATAAACACGGAAATCCTCGTTACTGGATTTCCGTGTTTTTATATTAAAATTTGTCGTTATCCCACCATTTTGCAAAAGTGTTTGGGCATACTTTTTTTATAGAATCTTCGTCGTCTTCGTTCCACTCAAAATCAATTTGTGGCATTGTTACTTCCTCAAATTCAATTCTACTCGATGCTTCAATCTGAGCATCGTCAAAGTCTTTATCTAGTTTGTCCTCGAAAACATCCATCACTAAGTAAGCTACCTCTTCAGCTTCAGGATATTCATCATCTGTTAACAAATCGAATTCATTACACAGTGTATCGGCATTTTCCATAGCGGACATGAATACAGCCTTACCTCTCGTTAGTAACCAATAACGGAAATAGTCAAATCCATCATCGCCACAGCCACCTAATACTACGTAAGCAACAGCCCAGAGTGACTGATTGTAAGATTTTTTGTGAAAGTAGTTCCACCAATAATCATAACCAAAAAGTTCATCTTCACTCAACTTTTCTAGTAATTCTTCTAATTTGCTGCCTTTTTCAGAGCTATCAATAATTCCCCAAAACTGATCTTGGGTTAATAAAGATGATACTTTTTTCATTCAATTTTCCTCCGTTTGAAAGATAGATTTTTTATGGGTTTAGTATATCATATTAGAAAATACTAGCAAAGTGATCATTTGTTTCAGACAGAATATTGTCACAAAATATTGACAAATCTTGTTTTAAATTTCTTTTTTCGCGTCACATAGCTTATAATGAATACATATTTTAAAAAGGGGTGAGACGCTTCATGAAGGACAAAACAAAGAAAAGAAAATGGAACTGGGCGCAGATTTTAGCAATTTTTGTATTAGTAACGCTTGTAGTTTCGATGGTTTATGCAACGGTTAATTTAATTACAGCGCCATCTGGCAACGTTCCAGAAGGACAACAAACAAAAGGCGACTACTCACTGATGCTTATGCAATGTGTACTTGGGGTGGTAGTACTATTCTTACCATCTATCATTAGTAAAAAAATGAAATTCGTGATTCCGAATGCGATGTATATTGTTTTTATCGTTTTCTTATATTGTGCGATTTATCTTGGTGAAGTACGTAGTTTCTATTATTTAATTCCTAACTGGGATACGATTTTACATACGTTTAGTGGGGCGATGCTTGGGGGACTTGGTTTCTCGATTGTGAGCTTACTGAATAATGATGAACGTGTTACACTTTCGATGAGCCCAGTTTTCGTGGCGTTATTTGCTTGTAGTTTTGCCGTATTCTTAGGTGTTTTCTGGGAGTTCTATGAATTTGCAGCCGACAGTTTTGGAATGAATATGCAAAAAACAATGCTAGAAGATGGCACAATGCTTCAAGGTCATGCAGCGGTTGCTGATACAATGGGCGATCTGTTCGTCGATTTCCTCGGCGCATTCGTCATCTCCATTGTCGGTTACTTCTCCATTCGTAAAAATAAAAAATGGATGAAGAACTTCGAATTTAAAAAAGTAGAAGAAGAAGCGAAATAAAAAAGACTGCCAACAAAGTGAGAAATCATTTTGCTGGCATTTTTTTTAGATAATTTTTCTTTCTCTATCAATAAACATCATTAAAAAGGCGATAAATTGCAGAAGTGCACAAATCAGAATAGCGTATTGAGCGAACAGCTGAATAAAGAAATTACCAACGACCGCACCAATAATAAAACTAACAATAACCGAAAAATACAAAAAGCTATTGTGCAGATATTGTTTTTCCTTGTACTCAAAATAATCACATAAATTTTGCGTAGCACTCCGTAAATTCCCGATACACATCGTCGTCGCAATCCCTCTACCATGCATTTTCCGGAAACTTTCCACTTGGATCCCACAGACAAAAGAAATCAGCGAATTGGCAATAAGATTTTTATCAAGTGGAATAAATGCAACTCCGACCAAAATCACCACTTCTATCAAAACAGAAAGCTGGCGCCAGTGTAGCCGCCGAATAGCACGCCGGTGAATCAGTTCAGACAGCGCAATCCCAACGGTAAAAGAAACAACCGGCCAAAAATATTGCACAGCCGTAGCCCAATTTCCTTCCGAAATATTAATCCCAAATAAAAGTATATTCCCAGTTTGTGCATTAGCGAATACTTGTCCTCGTTCAATATAAGAGTAAGCATCCATAAACCCGCCAGCCAGAGCGAGCAAAAGCCCCAACCCAATTGATTCTGAAATTTGCCTAGTTCTTGCCATATTTTGTCATCCTTTTTTTCTTATTTATTAACCATCTGTTCGCGCAATGCCCTAATTAACGCATTGATCTGCTCGATATTTTGTAACATTTTTTTCTCGAAATGATGGATAGGCAAAAATACACCTAATTCATCAGCGTTTTCAGCGGTTTCTTGCCCGTAAAAAATTCTGCTAGAAGGAATAAGTTCTTGTATTTGTAAGAAAGTTTTCCAAATAACCGCATAAGCTTGCGATTCAGACATTCCAAATTGCAAAGTGCTTGGAAGAGAGTAGAGCACGAGAATACCTCTTTTTTTATTTATTTTTTTAGTAGATATCGTGAAATCTGGTTCGTAGGAATGCACCGTATCCTCGTCATCAACTAAATAAATCGCCGCTTCGGAGTTAGCAAGATCAGCCTGAAATATTTCTTGAAACTTTTCTTGCTCCCGATTAGGAATTTCTGCAATAAAATGCCCTTGCGCATCTGTTAAAAACAAAGGGTTATCTGCTGTTAATTTTTTTGGAATAAGAAAAGCTTGCCGGAGAAGCTCAAATAAAGTTCTACCGCAAACGCCTAATAATAGCGCGCTAACATCACTTTGCTGATAAGAGGATAAAATAATTTTGGCGAAAAGAGCATCATCTTTCTCAAAGCCACGCGCCTCTTGAAAGCTCTCTAAATTATCAAGAAATACATCTTTGAACCGCCTGCAAGCTGTTGAATTAGCCAATATCTGCTCGAAAAGGGTAGCTACATTTTGCTCTCTAGGAAAAATAGTCGTCATTTTCAAGTCTCCTTTATTTTTTTATGTTAATATTATCTCATATTTACCAAGAAAAGATAAAAATATTACACGATAAAAAACGCCTATGAATAATTTCGTAGGCGTTTTTCTCTGTTTATTTATTTAATTTAGCAATAACTTGCTGAACAAGCCCCATCTCATCCGAACTCATCACTTTTTCATCCAAACCATTACTATAAACCTGAGCTTCATAAATTTTAGTCAATCGCGAGAAGTCAGCTGTTTTTAAATCCGCATCAACTCTCACTGCAAAATGACGTAAAGTTTCACTTGATTCGCGCACATAACCATAAGAAGCGAGCGACTTCAATAGCTTATGATACGTTTTGCCAAATGCTGGTTTGTTTTTCAGGGAACGAAGCAATAAATAACTGCGGATTCTGCGTCTGAATAATACGGCCAACACAAGTAATGCTGTAACTAATCCAGCGGGAATCCACCAAAACCAAGCAGGGATTTTGAAATTAGAGGCCGCTGCATCTGCTTTAGGTTCTTCTTTCTTCGTTGCTTCCCCAGTGGAGCTACTGCCGTTATCTTGTTCTGGTGTTTTCTCTGGTGTGTTTGGAGTTTCTGGCGTACTTGTGCTATCGTTCGGCGTTTCCGGTTTATTGGCAGTTTCGGTTGTTGGTTCTTGGAAGTCTTCTGGGTTGGAGAACGTTGCTGTTGGCTCAAATGGAACCCATCCAGTACCTGGGAAAAATACTTCCGGCCAAGAATGCGCATTATTATTTGTTATCGTGTAAGTGGATTTCGCATCATTTTCTTTTTTCTCGCCCTCGCCAGGTGTGTAACCCTTGGCCCATCTTGCTGGAATCCCGAGCGAACGAAGCATTACTACCATCGAAGTAGAAAAATTATCACAATAACCAATCCGCGTTTCAAATAAAAATTGGTCGACGTAATCGGCTCCCCTAGGCGTTTCTTTCGCATCATCTGTGCTATAAGTAAATGTACCTGAAGAACTTAGATAGCTTTCAATTGCTTTTGTTTTATCATAAATGGAATCAGCGTCTTTGGTTACTTTATTGGCCAGTTTTGCAACCCGGTCTGGTAACTCACTTGGCGTTTGCGTATATTTTGAAACAAAGGTACTAGATAATGTACTAAAATCAGCGCTCTGCATCTTTTCAA includes these proteins:
- a CDS encoding DUF4240 domain-containing protein, translated to MKKVSSLLTQDQFWGIIDSSEKGSKLEELLEKLSEDELFGYDYWWNYFHKKSYNQSLWAVAYVVLGGCGDDGFDYFRYWLLTRGKAVFMSAMENADTLCNEFDLLTDDEYPEAEEVAYLVMDVFEDKLDKDFDDAQIEASSRIEFEEVTMPQIDFEWNEDDEDSIKKVCPNTFAKWWDNDKF
- a CDS encoding YoaK family protein — its product is MARTRQISESIGLGLLLALAGGFMDAYSYIERGQVFANAQTGNILLFGINISEGNWATAVQYFWPVVSFTVGIALSELIHRRAIRRLHWRQLSVLIEVVILVGVAFIPLDKNLIANSLISFVCGIQVESFRKMHGRGIATTMCIGNLRSATQNLCDYFEYKEKQYLHNSFLYFSVIVSFIIGAVVGNFFIQLFAQYAILICALLQFIAFLMMFIDRERKII
- a CDS encoding DUF4866 family protein; amino-acid sequence: MTTIFPREQNVATLFEQILANSTACRRFKDVFLDNLESFQEARGFEKDDALFAKIILSSYQQSDVSALLLGVCGRTLFELLRQAFLIPKKLTADNPLFLTDAQGHFIAEIPNREQEKFQEIFQADLANSEAAIYLVDDEDTVHSYEPDFTISTKKINKKRGILVLYSLPSTLQFGMSESQAYAVIWKTFLQIQELIPSSRIFYGQETAENADELGVFLPIHHFEKKMLQNIEQINALIRALREQMVNK
- a CDS encoding LCP family protein, with protein sequence MARHARKRKARKGRIFVTILVALLILVGVVAVIGYFQYQSSLKEAQTESKLKDYEFNGVKAVGDEINVLLIGSDSRGEDQGRSDSLMIAHYNTKTNTPKLVSIMRDTYVDIPGHGKNKINAAYSYGGPELVRQTIKENFGVDVQYYVVANFEGFPKIVDTLAPEGIKINAEKDMSKNIDANIKKGEQVMDGKTLLQYARFRKDAEGDFGRIRRQQQVLEALKEQAIDVGDVAKIPDVIGKLQGYSSTNIPTGTLMSIGADFLLGKTETMEKFAIPVEGKWHNERIDGAGAVLRLDDVAANAQALQDFLK
- the pbp4 gene encoding penicillin-binding protein PBP4(5); the encoded protein is MANYGEKKRNNKKAILIGSIAAVVILAGIAIYFFIQNQHKDEKNALAAAETFTSNIAKEKYDKLGNSVSKESLKKVEFTTKEMEAKYQAVYDGIGAKDIKVKNLKSVYDDSANKFNLTYELEMRTSLGKLATQKYKTTISKQDDDWKIDWKPALIFPGMVKTDKVRITEDDAERGQIVDRNGNPLATTGQFAEAGVVPSKLGEGDEKVKNIADISKKLDISTEYINKQLEQKWVQADSFVPLVTLKKENLPEAAGLTYAQKEMRTYPLNEATSHLIGYVGEVSAEDIEKNPKLSVGDVIGKSGLERYYDKQLRGKNGGAIKIINDQTKQEDTLQKIDKKDGEEIKLTIDAAIQKKAFDSLGSETGAVTMINPTNGELLALVSTPSYDANQMVLGITSEDYAKYNDDKRLPFLARYANRYAPGSTFKTITATIGLDTGVTKPDKVREISGLKWQKDASWGNYFVTRVHDVPKVNMTDALVHSDNIYFAQEGLEIGKDKLTAGLKKFDFDKEYNLPFTMKPAQISNDGLNSEILLADTAYGQGQLLMSPIQQAIAYSAIANDGKMPYPKLDTKEKAGESTQATEAASANQVKAALVKTVSDPAGTAHALQIQGHNIAAKTGTAELKEKQGEDGLENGFVYAFDADNPNYLMVGMIENVKGRGGSGLVIDKLKPVIESMYK